From Abyssibius alkaniclasticus:
GGCATTCAGGGGCAGTTTCTGCGGGGTGATGTTGGGCGAAGGCCAGCTTTCCTCGGCCACCCAGCGGCCGCGGCGTTCGGTATAACAGGTGGAAGGTGGCACCGAATCCTGCATCCAGACGCGATACATCGGCTCCTCCATGATGCCGGTCTCAACCCCCTTCATCCAATGGTCACACCAGCGCAGCACCTCTTGCAGCCAGCCGATGGCGGGCGCAACCGCCACGTCATAGGGGTAGGAATGCGCCCAGGGGCCGACAAGGCCAAGCCGCGGGCCCGAAAGCCCGGCCAGCAGGCGCGGCACGGTTTCCGAATAGTTATCGGCCCAGCCCGACACGGCATAGACCGGAATCTTGATGGCCGGGAAATCCTCGCAGACCGAACCTTGCTTCCAGAATTCATCGCGCCGCTGATGCCTCAGCCAGTTCAGGATCCACGGGCGCTGGTGTTCCATCCGCGCCCGCCACATCTCGCGCCAACGCGCGCCCACGATCGCGGGGTCGGGCGGAAGGTCGTTATGGGCGAACATGGTCGAGGACCAGTCGAAATTGTCTTTCGACAGGCAGCCGCCAAGCCAGTGAATGTCGGTGGCGTAACGATCATCGGTCGAACCGACGGTAATAACGGTTTTCAGCGCCTCGGGCTGGCGGGCGGCAATTTGCAGCCCGTTGAACCCGCCCCATGAAATGCCGATCATGCTGACCTGGCCGTCGCACCAGTCTTGCGCGGCCAGCCAGGCAATCGCCTCGCAGCCGTCAAGCTGTTCCTGCACGGTGTATTCATCATCGATCAGCCCGTCGCTATCGCCGGTGCCGCGAATATCGAGCCGGATGCAGGCATAGCCATGCCCGGCCAGATACTTGTGCATACCCTGGTCGCGATAGCGCGTTCCGTCGCGCTTGCGGTAGGGCAGGTATTCCAGAATGGCGGGAACCTTGCCCGCGCCTTCGGGCAGCCAAAGCTTGGCGGCCAGGCGCGTGCCATCGGCCAGCGGCACGAAAATATTCTCAACCACCTTTACGGGATAGGGAAATTCTGTCCGGACCTGCGGCATGGACTCCTCCTTGTTGAACAACGATACAACACAAGCGGCATCCTGCAACCAATAATTTTTGCAACGTGTCTTTTATAGCCAGCTTGACGCGGCGGTTCATCCGCTCTTATGATACATTCATTCAACAAGGAGCAATGTAAATGCCCCGCAACCCCCGCTATGACATTCTGTTCGAGCCCGTCAAAATCGGCCCGAAAACGGCGAAAAACCGGTTTTTTCAGGTGCCCCATGCCAGCGGGATGACCAATGCCGCCCCGCATGTGCGCGCGGCGTTTCGGGGCATGAAGGCCGAAGGCGGCTGGGGCACGATTTGCACGGGCGCCTGCTCGGTTGACCCGTCATCGGATGATTCCCCCTTTCCGTTCGCCACGATGTGGGACGAATCGGATATCCGCAGCCATGCGGTGATGACCGAAGCCGTGCATGAACATGGCGCGCTTGCCGGCATCGAGCTTTGGCATGGGGGTGCCGTGGCCATGAACCGCACCAGCCGCATCGCCCCGCTTTCGCCTTCGGGTGTGCCCTGGATGGCCACGCATGTGCCCTTCATGTCGGCCCAGCGGCCCAAGATCATGGATGCCGCCGATATCCGCGACCTGATCCGCTGGCATTGCGATGCGGCGGTCAGGGCCGAACGCGCGGGGTTCGACATTCTCTATGTCTATGCGGGCATGGGCTATTTGCCCTACCAGTTTTTGCTGAGCGATTACAACCAGCGGACCGATGCCTATGGCGGCACGGTCAGGAACCGCGTGCGCCTGGTCGACGAGTTGATAGACGCCGTGCGCGAAGCCACGCATGGGCGCTGCGCCGTGGCGTTGCGCATTTCCTTGCAAGAGCTGCGCGCCCGCCCGTCGGATCTGGCCGAAAGCGAAGCGCATGAGGTGATTTCCCTGCTCAAAGACGCGCCCGACCTGTTCGATGTGAAGATGGATTATTCGGCCTCCGATTGTTCGCCCTCGCGCTTTACCGCCGAAGGCAGCCACGAGCCGGTGGTCGATTTCGTCAAGACCCTTACCGACAAGCCGGTGGTGGGCGTTGGTCGCTTCACCGCGCCCGATACGATGGCCAGCATGGTCAGGCGCGGCGTGCTGGACCTGATCGGCGGCGCGCGCCCCTCCATTGCCGACCCGTTCCTGCCCAACAAGATCAACGAAGGCCGCGAAGAGGATATCCGCGAATGCATCGGCTGCAATATCTGCATTTCCTCCTGGCATGACGGGGTTTGGGTGCGCTGCACGCAAAACCCGACAGCGGGCGAGGAATGGCGGCGCGGCTGGCACCCGGAGCAGGTGAAGCGCGATGGCAATGGTCAGGTGCTGGTGGTGGGCGGCGGCCCGGCCGGGCTGGAAGCCGCGCTTACGCTTGGCCGGCGAGGCTATGATGTGGCACTTGCCGAAGCGCGTGACGATTTTGGCGGCAGGCTGCTGTATGAAACCGCTCTGCCCGGCCTTGCGCAATGGCGGCGCGTGGCCGACTACCGGCTTGGCCAGTTGCGCAAAATGCCCAATGTTTCGCTTTACCCCGCCAGCCCGCTGACGGCGCAAGACGTTGCCGAATTTGGTGCCCAACATGTGGTTATCGCAACAGGCGCGCGCTGGGGCCACCAGCTTTGCGCGGCAAATGAATTGCCTATGCCCGCGCTGGATGCCCCGCGCATCTATACCCCCGATGACCTTGCCAAGGGCGTGCTGCCCGAAGGCCCGGTCGCGGTGTTTGACTTTGATAACTACTATCTTGGTTCCGCCATTGCCGAAGACCTTGCCGCAAAATCCCTGCCCGTGACCTATATCACCACGGCGGGCGCGGCGGCGGCCTGGTCCTTCATGACCAACGAGCAGCCGCATATCCATACCGCCCTGGCGCGGCGCGGCATTGCTTGCCGCACGCTTGAAGTGGTGACAGGGTTTGATGGTGAAACGCTGCGGCTCAGCCAGATTTTCAGCAGTGAGCGGCGCGAGATTGCCGCAAGATCGCTGGTAATTGTCGGGCGGCGCGATGGTGGCAGTGCGCTTTATGATGAACTGGCCGCGCAGAATAACCCGTTCAGCCTGCACCTGACCGGCGATGCGCTTGCCCCCGGCGCCATTGCACATGCCACCTATCAGGCGCATAAAACAGCGCAAAGCATTGGCCGCGCGGCCGCCGAAATTGCCCCGCGCCGCGATGCCCCTTTCAGTGTGCGCGCGCTTGCGCCCCAGCATCTGGCTGCCAAATGAGCGATGCCCCTCGCCGCAAACGCGCCCGCCCGGCCCGCATCATGGGCGGCATTGCGCAACCGCCTTTCGGGCGGCTGACCCGCCCCTATGCGCCAATCAAGGTCATCAGCGATGATCAGGTCGCGGCCATCCACACCAGCGGGCTGCGGGTTCTGGCCGAGATCGGCATGAAGGTGCTGCATCCGCCCGCGCGTGATCTGTTCAAGGCGGCGGGCGCGGAAACGCACGGCGAGATGGTGACGTTCGACCCCGATTTGGTGGCCGATCTGCTCAAATCTGTGCCCGAGTGCTTTACGCTTGCCGCGCGCAACCCTGATCGGAACCTGTTCCTTGGCGGCGATGACCTGATCTTCGGCGCGGTCGGCGGCCCGGCCTATGTGATGGATAATGACAAGGGCAAGCGCGACGGCACCTATGCAGAAATGTGCGACTATATCCGCGTGATCCAGTCGCTCAACATTCTGCACCAGGAGGGCGGCGGCCCGTTCGAGCCGCTCGACCTGCCCGCCAATACCCGCCATCTGGACATTTACCACGCGCAAATCACGCTGCTTGATAAAAGCTGGCAAACCCAAACCCTTGGCCATGCGCGCACGATGGACGGGATCGAAATGGCCGCCATCTCAATGGGCATAACGCCCGAGGGGCTGAAAGATGTGCCGATGTTGCTGGGCATCATCAATACCAACTCGCCGCTGCAACTCGATGTGCCAATGGCCGAAGGGCTGATCGCGATGGCCAGCTTTGGGCAGGTTGTGGCGATTACCCCCTTCACGCTGGCCGGGGCCATGTCGCCGGTAACACTGGCCGGCGCGCTTGTGCAGCAACATGCCGAGGCGATGGCCGGGATCATCCTGACCCAGATCGTGCGGCCCGGCTGCCCGGTCATGTATGGCGGCTTCACCTCGAATGTGGATATGCGCACCGGCTCGCCCGCCTTTGGCACGCCGGAATATGCAAAGGCGGCGCAGGCCTCCGGGCAGTTGGCGCGGCATATCGGCGTGCCGTTCCGCTCGTCCAATGTAACTGCCGCCAACGAGGTGGACGCCCAGGCGGCCTATGAATCGCAAATGTCGCTATGGGGGGCGATGATGGGCGGCGCGCATCTGGTCAACCATGCGGCAGGCTGGATGCATGGCGGGCTGACCGCCAGTTTTGAAAAGCTGATCATCGATGCCGAAATGCTGCAAATGATGGCCGCATATTTTGAACCGATCGTGGTGGACGAGGCGAGCATGGCCGTTGATGCCATTGCCGATGTCGGCCCGGCCGGGCATTTCTTTGGGGCCGAGCATACGATGAAGCGCTATGAAACCGCCTTTTACACGCCGCTCATTTCCAACTGGGACAATTTTGGCCAGTGGATGCAAAATGGCGGTATTGATGCGCGCACCCGCGCCAACCAGGTGTGGAAGCAGCTGCGCGATGAATATGTGCAGCCGCCAATGGATGAAGGCATATGCGAGGCGCTTGATGCCTATGTCGCCCGCCGCAAGGAAGACGGCGGCGCCCCGATGAACTAGCTGCTGCTGCTGGCTGGAAAGGCAATTTCGGCAATGCCGGGCACGCGCCGCGCTGGCGAATTGCGAAAATCCGACCCGAGCAAGCCGCGAAACAGCGCAATCACTTGCGGCGATGACATGGCAACCGCGTGGTTGCCCAGGTCGCTGTCTTCAAAGCTCGACAGATCGACCACATTCACACCCATCTGTTGCAGCCGGCTGAAATCCGTCACCCGCCCCAGCCGCGCACGGTTGCCGCTGATGCGTTCGGACAGTTGCAGAACAAGGTCATTCTGGGCCACCAGCACCCAAAGCTGCGCAGGGAAACGGCCCAGCCGCGCGATCTGGCTTTCAAACAGTTCAAGGTTGATGTCGGGCGACATCAGAATCACATCGGACAGGCGCGAAAATGCGGCGGTATTGCCGCCAATCGCCATCTGCCGCAGGGTTTCCATAACCAGCAGGCAGCCCATAGAATGCGCCAGAATGCGAATTTTGCGCCGCTCGCTGCGCGCCAGGGCAGTCAGCAGCGCCTCTAGCCCGTCGCGCGAAATGGCTACAGAGTCGCGGTCTTCCAGATAGCCGACCGCCGTGGCCGCCGAGGCCCATGAATAGCTGATTTGCGGACCGGGGATTTGATAGTCAAACGCCATTTGCGCGTGGCGATAGACCACCTCGGCCAATGTGTAATTGTAGCCATGCACGAAAATCTGCACTTCATCGCGGGCGCTGCCGGTGGCTGTTACCTGTGCCAGAAAGCTGGCCATAGTGTCATAGCGGCGCGTTTCCAGAACGCCAAGCCTGTCGGAATTGTCGCGCCCGGCCAGCGGCAATTCGACCTGCCCAACCTCATGCGCGGCGGGAATGCGCACATCGACCCGGCCAAAGGCGGGGGCATCGCCGCGCCCGTCACCGGGGTTGAGCTGCGCATCGACCTTGCGGTCGGTGGCCAGAAAGATCGGCTGCACGCTATCGCCGGCGACATATGGCACAGGCAGAAAGGCGCCGCGCTCGGCACAGCCGGCAAGCGCAAAGGCCGAAGCTGAGGCCAGAAAATATCGGCGGTTGACGGCGGAATAGCCCATGTAAATGCCCCTCATGACCCCGCAATCAGCCTAAGCAGATGCCGGCGCCCTTTGCAAGCCGGTGCAGCTAGGCGCTGGTCTCCTCGATCTCGCGATCCGCTTCGGGCACGTCAAGCGTGGACCATGTCTTGTCTTCCGCGGGCGGCGGGGGCAGCGCGCAAGCCCGGCGGTGGATATTCACCTTTGCCATGAAATTCGCCGAAACCGGGGCGGTTATGAACAAAAAGGCCAGGATCAGCAATTCGTGCAGCGAGCCTTCGCCAAAGGTATAGGCGTTCAGAATCGAGGCGAGCAAAAAGGCGCCTATGCCCACCGTTCCGGCCTTGGTGGGGGCGTGAAGGCGCATCATGGCGGCGTTGAACTTGAGCAGGCCGATGGCGGCAACGAAGGTGAATAACCCGCCGACCAGCAGAAGGAATGTGATGAGATATGTCGCGATAATTTCAAGCATTACTCGATGATATCCCCCCGCAGAACAAACCGCGCATAGGCCACGGTTGACACAAAGCCGAGCATGGCGATGATCAGCGCCGCCTCAAAGTAAATCTGCGTGCCATTGGCAATGCCCAGCAGCACGATCAGCCCCAGCGCGTTGACGAACATCGTATCCAGCGCCAGAATCCGGTCGCCCGTATCGGGGCCGATCCAAAGCCGGATCATCGCCATGATCTGCGCCAGGGCGACAACGCCAAACGCAGCATACATGGCCCAGTTCATAAGGTCGGTTGCAAAGCTCATTTGAAAATCTCCAGCAGGCGGCGCTCATACCGCGCTTTGATCTCGTCGCGCACGGCATCGGGGTTATCGGTATCCAGCGCATGAACAAGCAGGCTGTGCCCCTCATCCGACAGGTCGGCCGAAATGGTGCCGGGGGTCAGGGTAATGGTGCCCGCCAGAATGGTAATGGCTTCCGGTGTGCGCAATTCCAGCGGAACAACCACCCAGGCCGAGCGGATCTTGGCATTGGGCTTGGTCAGCACGATCCAGGCCACGTGAATGTTCGCGATGATGATATCCCAGATCACCAGGCCGCAATAGACCAGCATTTTCCCCCAGCGAAACCCTTGCGGGCGGTCGGGCCACCAGGGCGCCGTGGCAATGGGAATGGCAATGCCCAGCAGCAACCCGAACACCACCATACCTGCCGAAAGCTCGTTTTGCAGCAAGGTCCAGACGGCTGCCAGAAGCAGGGTCAGCGCGGGGTGGGGCAACAGCCAGCGGAGCAGTTTCAACATCTCAATACCCCCCTTCGCTTGGCTCTGAGAGCTTGCCGGGTGTCTCCAGCACGGTTGTCATATACCCATCGGGCGCGAAAAGCTGTTCGGCAATCGCGGTTGTATATTCCATAGCCGGGCCCGCAAAAACGGTATGCGCCACAATCAGGCTGACAAGGCCACCTACCGCGAAATAGCCAAGCCGCGGCGGGGCCAGCGGTTTGGCGGTATCGGGCGCATGTTCCAGGCCATGCGATTTCCAGAACAAAATGCTGCCCGCCCGCGCAAAGCCGACAACGCTGATCAGGCTTGCGCCCAGCACCACGGCCCAAATCCATGCCACATAGGCGCTGTCAAACCCGGCATCCAGAATGAGCAGCTTGCCGATAAAACCCGACAGCGGCGGCAGCCCGGCCATTGCGATTGCCGCAACAAAGAACAACCCCGCCGTAAGGTTTGTGCCGCTCATCGGGGGTTGCGGGGTCAGGTTCAGGTTATCGCGCCCTGTGCGCACCAGATCGGCGATAAGAAACAGCACGCCGGCCGCCAGCGTGGAATGCACGATATAGTAAAGCGCCGCTGCTATGCCGGCTGGCGTGAACAGCGAAATGGCGACCATGACCATGCCCATCGAGCCGATGACCGAAAAGGCGACAAGCCTGTCAAAGTGCCGTGCGGCCAGCACGCCGATCATGCCAATGGCCAGCGAAACCAGCGCGGCGGGCAACAGCCACAAGCCATGCAGGCCAGCGGTGGCCTCGAGCTGTGGCGGAAAGACAAGCGTAAAGACACGGATGATCGCATAGGCGCCAACCTTGGTCATGATCGCAAACAGCGCCGCCACCGGGGCGGGCGCTTCGGCATAGCTTGAGGGCAGCCAGAAATGCAGCGGCACCAGCGCCGCCTTGATGGCGAAAACCAAAAGCAGCAACACGGCAGCCACGCGAATGCCCACGGTCGCATCTGGGCTGATCAACTGCACACGCTGCGCAAGATCGGCCATGTTCAGCGTGCCGGTTTCGGCGTAAATCGCGCCAAGCGCGAACAGGAACAGGGTCGAACCGAGCAGGTTGAACAGCACATATTGCGTGCCCGCGCGCAGTCTTGCCGTGCCGCCCGCATGAATCATCAGCCCGTATGAGGCGATGAGCAGCACCTCGAAAAACACGAACAGGTTGAACAGATCGCCGGTCAGGAAGGCACCCATGATGCCCATAAGCTGAAACTGGAACAGCGCATGAAAATGCCGCCCGCGCGTATCCCAATGCGAGGCGATGGAATAGAGCAGCACGAAAAGCGCCAGCACCGCCGTGAGCAGCACCATCAGCGTTGAAAGCCTGTCGGCCACCAGCACAATGCCAAAGGGTGCCGCCCAATCCGAAAGCCGATACAGCGTGACCGTGCCATCGGAGGCCTGCCAGAACAGGCCAAGCGCAATCCCCACCTGCGCCAGCACGCCCGCCAGTGAAATGACCCGCTGGATGCCGATATGATAGCGCGCCGCCAGCACGATAAAGGGTGCAATAAAGGCGGGCAGCACAATGGGCAGAATGATCCAGTGCATCATGTTGTTGCCTCCGGATCTTGGTCAGGGTCCGGTTTCTGGTCATCCACATGATCGTCATTCGCGCCAAGATAGGCGCCGAGCGCGATCATCACGACCACCGCGGTCATCCCAAAGGAAATGACGATGGCGGTCAGCACCAGCGCCTGTGGCAGCGGGTCGGTATAGGTTGTGGCCTCATCGCTCAGGATGGGCGGCGCGCCAACCGTCAGCCGGCCCGAGGCAAACAGGAACACATTCACCGCATAGGTCAGCAGAGATGTGCCCATGATCACCGGAAAGGTGCGCAGGCGCAGCACCAGATACAGGCCCGCTGCGGTCAGAACGCCAATGGCGGATGCAAAGAGAAATTCCATGTTAAGCCTGTGCCTCTTCTTCGTCATCATCGCGCGAGGGGTCGATATCCATTGCATGTTCGGCATCGGGCACATGCGCACGGCGCGCAAGGCGCGAAAAGCTCTCAAGGCTCAGCATGACCGCGCCGACAACCGCCAGAAACACCCCAAGGTCAAACAGCGAGGCGGTGGCCAGCTCGAATTTTTCAAAAGGTGGAATCCGCACATAGGTGTAATTCGATGTCAGGAAGGGCAGATCGAAGAACCAGGCCCCAATACCCGTAAGCCCGGCCACCAGCACACCCGCGCCGATAATGCCATGATAGGGGTAGCGCATTCGTGCCGAAGCCCATGAAAACCCGCTGGCCATATATTGCATCACAAAGGCGATCGACACGACCAGCCCGGCGATGAACCCGCCGCCCGGCTCGTTATGGCCGCGCAGGAAGATGTAAAATCCGACAAGCAGAACGACGGGCATGATCACGCGGGTCATGACCACCATCATCATCGGGTGCATGTCTCCGGCGCGCGGCTGGTCGGGCTTGCGGTTCAGCAGGCGCGCGCGCACCGGGCCGGCAAGCAGGGTTTCGGTCAGCGCAAAGATCAGCAGCGCGGCAATGCCCAGCACGATGATTTCGCCATAGGTATCAAAGCCACGAAAATCGACAAGGATCACGTTCACGATATTGTTGCCGCCGCCGCCCTTGTAGGAATTGGCGATGTGGAATTCCGAAATGCTGGTAGCAACCGGATCGCGCAGTAGGAAATAGTAAGACAGCGCCGTCGCCCCCAGACCGGCAACAATGGCTATCGCCCCATCGCGCGTGCGCTTGAGAACGCTGCTTTCAATCGGTGTGCGGTTGGGCAGGAAGTTGAGCGCCAGCAACAGAAGGATGATGGTCACGACCTCGACCGTCAGCTGGGTCATGGCCAGATCGGGGGCGCTGAAAAACACGAAGGCGACCGAGACCATAAGCCCGACAATGCCGATAAGGATAAGCGAAAGCAGCCGGTTGCGGTGCAGGAATACCAGCCCGCAAGTGGCGGCGACCAGCATCAGCCAGCCGGCGATATGCACGCCGTTTGCGGGCTGCGGCGCACGGGTTTGCGGCCCCATCGTGCCGGTTGTCCAGGCATGGTAGCCCAGCACGACGACCGTCAGCGCCATGATCGCGGCATAGCGGGTGAAGGCGCCGTTATGCAGCCGGTTGATCAGCGCGCGCGATGCGGCAATCGTCGCGGCGATGATGCTGTCAAAAATGCGCTTGGCCTCGGGGCGCGGTGCCGCATCCCATAGCCGCAGGGCGGGTTTGAACAGCGCGATCATGGCTATGCCGCCGCCCAGCGCGATGACCGACATGTAAAGCGCAGCCGATACCCCCTGCCAGATCTTGAACTTGATTTCCGGCATTTCAACCGCGCCGCCCAGCACCGAAGCGGTTACAAGCTTGATAAGCGGCTCGGCCAGAAACGGGGCAACGCCGATAGCCACAACAATCACGGCCAGCAGGGCGGGCGGCAGCCAAAGACCGGGATTCGGGTCATGCGGCTTGGCGGGGTAATCTGTGCGCACCGGGCCAAAAAAGACATGCCAGATAAGGCGAAAGCTGTAGGCGGCCGAAAACAGCGCGCCAATCGTGGCAAGCACCGGCACAAGCAAAGGCAGGCTGAACAGGGTGGTATGCGCGGCCTCTTCCAGCATTTTTTCTTTGGTTATGAAGCCGTTGAACAGGGGCACGCCCGCCAGCGCGAAAGCCCCGATCGTGGTAATGACAAAGGTCACAGGCATCAGCTGGCGCAAGCCGCCAAGGCGGCGAATGTCGCGCGTATGCGTTGCGTGGTCGACAATGCCCGCCGACATGAACAAGGCCGCCTTGAATGCGGCGTGGTTGAGGATATGGAACATCGCAACCATCGCCCCAAAGGCTGTTCCGGTGCCCAAAAGCATGGTGATCAGCCCCAACTGGCTGACGGTGGAAAAGGCCAAAAGCGCCTTCAGGTCGTGCTTGAACAGCGATATGACCGCGCCCAGCACCATTGTGATCAGGCCAACCGAGGTGACGATGACCACCCATTCCGGCGTGCCGGACAGAACCGGCCAGAGCCGCGCCATCAGGAAGATACCCGCCTTGACCATTGTGGCCGAGTGCAAATAGGCCGAAACCGGCGTTGGCGCGGCCATTGCGTGCGGCAGCCAGAAATGGAAGGGAAACTGCGCCGATTTGGTGAAACAGCCCAGCAAGATCAGCAAAAGCGCGGGTGTATAAAGCGGCGAAGCCTGGATCAGCGCGCGGTTTTGCAAAATGACGCTCAGGTCATAACTGCCAACGATGTCACCCAAAATCAGCATACCCGCGATCATGGCCAGCCCGCCCGTTGCGGTGACGGTCAGCGCCATGCGCGCGCCCTGGCGCCCTTCGGGCAGGTGCTTCCAATAGCCGATCAGCAGGAAGGAGGAAAGCGATGTCAGTTCCCAGAACACCAGCAAAAGCAAGATGTTATCGCTTAGCACAATCCCCAGCATTGCGCCCTGGAACAGCAGCAGATAGGTGAAAAACTCGCCCATATTATCATCGCGCGACAAATAGTGGCGCGCATAGGCGATGATCAGCAGCCCGATGCCAAGAATGAGCAGGGCAAAGAAAAAACCCAGCCCGTCAAGCATGAAACTGGCATTCAGCCCCAAAAGCGGGATCCAGTCGAGCCGGGCAACCAGAACCTCGCCCGCCAGAATGCCTGGCAGATTGCTGAGCAGCCCGACAAAGGCCGCAAGGCTTACTGAAAAGGTAACGCCCGCGCATACACGACGGCCCGCGCCATTCATTATGCCGGGCAAAAGCGCGCCAAGAAACGGCAGGGCGACGATAAGGAAAAGCGACACGCGTGCTCCTGAATTTGTGGCCAGTCTGGTAGCCGTTTTGCGGCATATCGGCCTGCACCTCAAGGGAAACCGACATTCCGGTGTGCAAGTTGGGGCGCAATATTGCCGCATCTTGGCCAATGGCGGTGCCCGCGCCAAGCTGATAGAGCGGGTGCAGGGGCAATTTCGCCATTTGGGGGGCAGGCGATGGATATCGCATTGATTTTGATCGCGGCCTTTGCGGCGGGGGTGCTGAACACCATTGCCGGTGGCGGCACATTCCTGACATTCCCGGCGCTGGTGTTCATTGGTGTGCCCCCGGTTCTGGCCAATGCCACCAGCACCGTGGCGGCCTTGCCGGGCTATCTGGCGGGTGCTGTGGGCTTTCGCGCCGAGCTTGCGCAGATGGAGCGCGCCGTTGTGCTGCGGCTGGTGGTGATCACGCTGGTCGGCGGGGTGCTTGGCGCGATCCTGCTGCTTGTGTCCTCCAACGAAGCGTTTTCGGTTATCGTGCCGTTCCTGCTGTTGGCCGCAACGCTGGTCTTTATGTTTGGCGACAGGCTGCGCGCCTGGGCCGCCTCCAAAAGCCGTGCGGTTACGCCCTATGGCACGGCGGCCATGCTGATGGTCAGCATTTATGGCGGCTATTTCAACGGCGGTTTGGGCATCGTGCTTCTGGCGCTGTTTGCGCTGTGGGGCATGGTGAATATTCACGAAATGAACGGGCTGAAAACCGCGCTGTCCTTCGCGCTCGCCGCAATTTCGATGCTGGTTTACGCGGCTGGCGGGCTGGTGGTCTGGCATCATGCGCTGGCCATGATGCTGGCGGCCACGGCGGGTGGCTATGCGGGCGCGCCGCTATCGCGCGCCCTGCCAAAGCCGGTTGTGCGCGGGCT
This genomic window contains:
- a CDS encoding Na+/H+ antiporter subunit C, coding for MEFLFASAIGVLTAAGLYLVLRLRTFPVIMGTSLLTYAVNVFLFASGRLTVGAPPILSDEATTYTDPLPQALVLTAIVISFGMTAVVVMIALGAYLGANDDHVDDQKPDPDQDPEATT
- a CDS encoding sulfite exporter TauE/SafE family protein; translated protein: MDIALILIAAFAAGVLNTIAGGGTFLTFPALVFIGVPPVLANATSTVAALPGYLAGAVGFRAELAQMERAVVLRLVVITLVGGVLGAILLLVSSNEAFSVIVPFLLLAATLVFMFGDRLRAWAASKSRAVTPYGTAAMLMVSIYGGYFNGGLGIVLLALFALWGMVNIHEMNGLKTALSFALAAISMLVYAAGGLVVWHHALAMMLAATAGGYAGAPLSRALPKPVVRGLVAAVGFGMSAIFFWRIL
- a CDS encoding monovalent cation/H+ antiporter subunit D, whose product is MMHWIILPIVLPAFIAPFIVLAARYHIGIQRVISLAGVLAQVGIALGLFWQASDGTVTLYRLSDWAAPFGIVLVADRLSTLMVLLTAVLALFVLLYSIASHWDTRGRHFHALFQFQLMGIMGAFLTGDLFNLFVFFEVLLIASYGLMIHAGGTARLRAGTQYVLFNLLGSTLFLFALGAIYAETGTLNMADLAQRVQLISPDATVGIRVAAVLLLLVFAIKAALVPLHFWLPSSYAEAPAPVAALFAIMTKVGAYAIIRVFTLVFPPQLEATAGLHGLWLLPAALVSLAIGMIGVLAARHFDRLVAFSVIGSMGMVMVAISLFTPAGIAAALYYIVHSTLAAGVLFLIADLVRTGRDNLNLTPQPPMSGTNLTAGLFFVAAIAMAGLPPLSGFIGKLLILDAGFDSAYVAWIWAVVLGASLISVVGFARAGSILFWKSHGLEHAPDTAKPLAPPRLGYFAVGGLVSLIVAHTVFAGPAMEYTTAIAEQLFAPDGYMTTVLETPGKLSEPSEGGY
- a CDS encoding monovalent cation/H+ antiporter subunit A; translated protein: MSLFLIVALPFLGALLPGIMNGAGRRVCAGVTFSVSLAAFVGLLSNLPGILAGEVLVARLDWIPLLGLNASFMLDGLGFFFALLILGIGLLIIAYARHYLSRDDNMGEFFTYLLLFQGAMLGIVLSDNILLLLVFWELTSLSSFLLIGYWKHLPEGRQGARMALTVTATGGLAMIAGMLILGDIVGSYDLSVILQNRALIQASPLYTPALLLILLGCFTKSAQFPFHFWLPHAMAAPTPVSAYLHSATMVKAGIFLMARLWPVLSGTPEWVVIVTSVGLITMVLGAVISLFKHDLKALLAFSTVSQLGLITMLLGTGTAFGAMVAMFHILNHAAFKAALFMSAGIVDHATHTRDIRRLGGLRQLMPVTFVITTIGAFALAGVPLFNGFITKEKMLEEAAHTTLFSLPLLVPVLATIGALFSAAYSFRLIWHVFFGPVRTDYPAKPHDPNPGLWLPPALLAVIVVAIGVAPFLAEPLIKLVTASVLGGAVEMPEIKFKIWQGVSAALYMSVIALGGGIAMIALFKPALRLWDAAPRPEAKRIFDSIIAATIAASRALINRLHNGAFTRYAAIMALTVVVLGYHAWTTGTMGPQTRAPQPANGVHIAGWLMLVAATCGLVFLHRNRLLSLILIGIVGLMVSVAFVFFSAPDLAMTQLTVEVVTIILLLLALNFLPNRTPIESSVLKRTRDGAIAIVAGLGATALSYYFLLRDPVATSISEFHIANSYKGGGGNNIVNVILVDFRGFDTYGEIIVLGIAALLIFALTETLLAGPVRARLLNRKPDQPRAGDMHPMMMVVMTRVIMPVVLLVGFYIFLRGHNEPGGGFIAGLVVSIAFVMQYMASGFSWASARMRYPYHGIIGAGVLVAGLTGIGAWFFDLPFLTSNYTYVRIPPFEKFELATASLFDLGVFLAVVGAVMLSLESFSRLARRAHVPDAEHAMDIDPSRDDDEEEAQA